One Brassica napus cultivar Da-Ae chromosome A5, Da-Ae, whole genome shotgun sequence DNA window includes the following coding sequences:
- the LOC106451394 gene encoding pentatricopeptide repeat-containing protein GUN1, chloroplastic produces MASTPPHWSLFTATTSNHHQTRQQPNHRQWLPPRVSSSPRGSRSLSAAPPSSPSPVSHRKLPTFSPLLTPNSSPPLSSDFSGRRSTRFVSKMHFNRPKTTTSTRHSPAAENALHSLTAFSGDNDETTFQSLISTFEPTLHSSDDYTFLLRELGNRGECDKALLLYHFAVQRERRKNERGKLASAMIGTLGRLGKVSIAKTVFESALSGGYGNTVYAFSALISAYGRSGLHNEAITVFDSMKSYGLRPNLVTYNAVIDACGKGGMEFSKVAEFFDEMERNGVQPDRITFNSLLGVCSRGGLWEVARSLFHEMANRKIEQDVFSYNTLLDAVCKGGQMDLSFDVLAQMRANRITPNVVSYSTVIDGFAKAGRFDEALTLFDEMRYLGIALDRVSYNTLLSIYTKVGRDEEALDVLREMASVGIKKDVVTYNALLGGYGKRGKYVEVESVFDEMKREGVLPNLLTYSTLIDVYSKGGLYREAMEVFREFKSVRLRGDVVLYSALIDALCKSGLVGSAVSLIDEMSKEEISPNVVTYNSIIDAFGRSAAMECRDGSLSTLNGTDDHRVIEIFEQLTSESSNRKKKECEEGVNELFSILEVIRKMHQLDIKPNVVTFSAILNACSRCNSFEDASMLLEELRVFDNQVYGVVHGLLMGRRENVWLQARSLFDKVKEMDGSTASAFYNALTDMLWHFGQNRGAQLVAFEGRSRQVWENVWSTSCLDLHLMSSGAARAMVHAWLLNIRSIVYEGHELPKVMSILTGWGKHSKVVGDGALRPAVESLLRGMDAPFYLSKCNMGRFTSSGSVVSTWLRESATLKLLTLHDHLTTKATQQ; encoded by the exons ATGGCTTCAACGCCGCCTCACTGGTCCCTCTTCACCGCCACCACCAGTAACCATCATCAGACCCGTCAACAACCCAACCACCGTCAATGGCTTCCACCGCGTGTCTCTTCCTCCCCTCGTGGCTCCCGCTCCCTTTCCGCAGCTCCTCCCTCTTCTCCATCCCCTGTTTCCCACCGAAAGCTCCCAACTTTCTCTCCTCTGCTAACCCCAAACTCGTCTCCTCCCCTCTCCTCCGACTTCTCCGGTCGCCGCTCGACCCGGTTCGTCTCCAAGATGCATTTCAACCGACCCAAAACCACAACCTCCACGCGCCACTCCCCCGCCGCCGAAAACGCGCTCCATAGCCTCACCGCATTCTCCGGAGACAACGACGAGACAACATTCCAGAGCCTAATCTCCACCTTCGAGCCAACGCTTCACAGCTCCGACGACTACACTTTCCTACTCCGGGAGCTAGGGAACCGAGGCGAGTGCGACAAAGCCCTTCTCCTTTACCACTTCGCTGTCCAGCGAGAGAGGAGGAAGAACGAGCGAGGGAAGCTCGCAAGCGCTATGATAGGCACTCTCGGTAGACTAGGCAAAGTCTCAATCGCTAAAACCGTTTTCGAAAGTGCTTTATCCGGTGGGTATGGGAACACTGTCTACGCCTTCTCTGCTCTCATTAGCGCTTACGGGAGAAGCGGGCTCCATAATGAAGCTATCACCGTCTTTGACTCCATGAAAAGCTACGGCTTGAGGCCTAACTTGGTCACTTACAACGCCGTCATCGATGCGTGTGGTAAAGGAGGGATGGAGTTCAGCAAAGTAGCTGAGTTCTTCGACGAGATGGAGAGGAACGGTGTGCAGCCGGATAGAATCACGTTCAACTCTCTCCTCGGCGTGTGCAGCAGAGGAGGGTTGTGGGAGGTAGCGAGGAGCCTCTTCCACGAGATGGCGAATAGAAAGATCGAGCAAGACGTGTTTTCTTACAACACACTCTTGGACGCGGTCTGCAAAGGAGGGCAGATGGATCTTTCTTTCGACGTACTCGCTCAGATGCGTGCGAATAGAATCACGCCTAACGTTGTGAGTTACAGCACTGTCATTGATGGTTTTGCGAAAGCTGGGAGGTTCGACGAAGCTCTCACCTTGTTTGATGAGATGAGGTATCTCGGGATCGCGTTGGATAGAGTTTCTTACAACACGTTGCTTTCTATTTATACTAAAGTCGGTAGAGATGAAGAGGCGTTGGATGTTTTGAGAGAAATGGCGTCGGTTGGGATCAAGAAGGACGTTGTGACTTACAACGCGCTTCTTGGAGGGTATGGGAAGCGAGGGAAGTACGTTGAAGTGGAAAGCGTTTTCGACGAGATGAAACGGGAGGGTGTCCTGCCTAATTTACTGACGTATTCGACGTTGATCGATGTGTACTCGAAAGGGGGTTTGTATAGAGAGGCGATGGag GTGTTTAGGGAGTTTAAGAGCGTTCGTTTGAGAGGTGATGTTGTGTTGTACAGTGCGTTGATTGATGCTTTGTGCAAGAGTGGGTTGGTTGGTTCTGCTGTTTCTTTGATCGATGAGATGAGTAAGGAAGAGATTAGTCCTAACGTTGTAACTTATAACTCCATTATTGATGCCTTTGGGAGGTCTGCAGCTATGGAGTGTAGAGATGGTAGCTTAAGTACATTGAATGGAACAGATGATCATCGTGTGATAGAGATATTTGAGCAGTTAACCAGTGAGAGTAGTAACAGAAAGAAGAAAGAGTGTGAGGAGGGAGTGAATGAGCTCTTCAGTATATTGGAAGTAATCCGCAAGATGCATCAGCTGGATATCAAACCAAATGTGGTAACCTTTTCAGCTATTCTGAACGCTTGCAG TCGGTGCAACTCATTTGAAGATGCATCAATGCTGCTAGAGGAGCTCAGGGTGTTTGATAATCAGGTGTATGGTGTTGTTCATGGGCTTCTCATGGGCCGTAGAGAGAATGTGTGGCTCCAAGCTCGGAGTTTATTCGATAAAGTAAAGGAAATGGATGGTTCGACCGCTTCTGCTTTCTACAATGCTCTTACAGACATGCTCTGGCACTTTGGTCAG AATCGAGGTGCACAACTGGTGGCGTTTGAAGGAAGATCTAGACAAGTTTGGGAGAACGTGTGGTCGACTTCGTGCTTGGACTTGCATCTGATGTCTTCTGGTGCTGCAAGGgccatggttcacgcttggttGCTAAACATACGCTCCATTGTGTATGAAGGTCATGAGTTACCTAAAGTCATGAG CATATTAACTGGTTGGGGAAAACACAGCAAAGTGGTTGGAGACGGAGCGCTAAGGCCAGCGGTTGAATCTCTTTTGAGGGGAATGGATGCACCGTTCTACCTCTCAAAATGCAACATGGGACGGTTCACATCGAGCGGTTCGGTTGTATCAACTTGGCTGCGTGAATCTGCTACACTCAAACTCTTAACCCTCCATGATCACTTAACCACCAAAGCAACACAACAATGA
- the LOC106451389 gene encoding probable fructokinase-1 → MASNGEKPLIVSFGEMLIDFVPTESGVSLAEAPGFLKAPGGAPANVAIAVSRLGGRSAFVGKLGDDEFGHMLAGILRKNGVADQGINFDTGARTALAFVTLKADGDREFMFYRNPSADMLLRPDELNLELIRSAKVFHYGSISLIVEPCRSAHLKAMEVAKEAGALLSYDPNLREPLWPSKEEAKTQIMSIWDKAEIIKVSDVELEFLTGSNKIDDETAMSLWHPNLKLLLVTLGEKGCRYYAKNFRGSVDPFHVNAVDTTGAGDSFVGALLNKIADDHSILEDEERLRKVLRFANACGAITTTKKGAIPALPSDAEVLSFLEGK, encoded by the exons ATGGCATCCAACGGCGAGAAACCACTGATCGTCAGCTTCGGCGAGATGCTCATCGACTTCGTCCCCACCGAGTCCGGCGTCTCCCTCGCCGAAGCTCCGGGCTTCCTCAAAGCCCCCGGCGGCGCTCCGGCTAACGTCGCCATCGCCGTTTCTCGTCTCGGTGGACGATCCGCCTTCGTCGGAAAACTCGGCGACGACGAGTTCGGTCACATGTTGGCTGGGATCCTGAGGAAAAACGGCGTCGCTGATCAGGGGATCAACTTCGATACCGGAGCTAGAACCGCCTTGGCGTTCGTGACGTTGAAGGCCGACGGAGATCGGGAGTTTATGTTTTACCGGAATCCTAGCGCCGATATGTTGCTCCGTCCCGATGAGCTCAACCTCGAGCTCATCAGATCG GCTAAAGTGTTTCACTACGGATCAATTAGCTTAATAGTGGAGCCATGTAGGTCCGCTCACTTGAAGGCCATGGAAGTTGCGAAAGAAGCAGGAGCTCTTCTTTCCTACGACCCAAACCTCAGGGAACCTCTGTGGCCATCAAAGGAAGAAGCCAAGACACAGATCATGAGCATCTGGGACAAGGCTGAGATCATCAAGGTGAGCGACGTCGAGCTCGAGTTTCTCACTGGAAGCAACAAGATCGACGATGAAACCGCAATGTCCTTGTGGCACCCCAACTTGAAGCTCTTGCTTGTCACTCTCGGTGAAAAGGGTTGTCGGTATTACGCCAAG AATTTCCGTGGATCCGTTGACCCTTTCCATGTGAACGCCGTGGATACAACAGGAGCTGGAGATTCCTTTGTTGGTGCTCTCCTAAACAAGATTGCCGATGACCACTCCATCCTCGAG GACGAAGAGAGATTGAGAAAGGTGCTAAGATTCGCAAACGCTTGTGGAGCAATCACCACGACCAAAAAAGGAGCCATTCCAGCTCTTCCTTCAGATGCTGAAGTTCTCAGCTTTCTTGAAGGCaagtag
- the LOC106451397 gene encoding calcium-dependent protein kinase 21-like, with the protein MGCFWSKNQPPSDGELQNILGKPLEDIKKLYSFGKELGKGNLGTTYMCEEILTGRSYACKSIQKGKLKSQEDKEAVKKEIEIMFRLSCQHNIVSIKSVYEDRECIHVVMELCGGGELSSRIEAHSYYSEKDSAGILKSVVIALQTCHSMGVIHRDVKPENFLFSSEVENTVLKAIGFGSSVYIKQETELKRKVESKYYLAPEVLQGKSYGKEIDIWSAGVILYLLLCGKHPFETEHSWIKIQAPYKPIDNVLVLRMKRFGAMNKLKKLALNVIVEGLEEELIKDDKDRDFKNMDTDGTGSITYGELRNGLNAPRSHPNISLSEAKQLMEAADVDGNGRMDLYEYISATTETNVLVTDENLHKAFQFFDKDGSGYITKNNLKHVVGDEANAKDIISEVDTDNDGRINYEEFCAMMRDGKLQPQGRRVRIN; encoded by the exons ATGGGTTGCTTCTGGAGTAAGAACCAACCGCCGTCAGATGGAGAGCTACAGAACATACTAGGGAAGCCACTTGAAGACATCAAAAAGCTTTACAGCTTCGGCAAGGAACTAGGCAAAGGTAACTTGGGAACAACGTACATGTGCGAGGAGATTCTCACAGGCAGAAGCTACGCCTGCAAATCCATTCAAAAGGGTAAGCTAAAAAGCCAGGAAGACAAAGAAGCTGTGAAGAAGgagattgagatcatgtttcgCCTTTCGTGTCAGCACAACATAGTCAGTATCAAGAGCGTGTACGAGGACAGAGAGTGCATACACGTAGTGATGGAACTGTGTGGTGGTGGAGAGCTATCAAGTAGGATTGAAGCACATAGCTATTACTCGGAGAAAGATTCTGCTGGAATCTTGAAGTCTGTCGTGATTGCTTTGCAGACTTGTCACTCGATGGGTGTGATTCATCGTGATGTCAAGCCTGAGAACTTCTTGTTCTCGAGTGAGGTTGAGAACACCGTGCTCAAAGCTATCGGTTTCGGATCTTCTGTTTACATCAAACAAG AAACAGAACTGAAGAGAAAAGTGGAGAGTAAATACTACCTTGCCCCTGAAGTATTACAAGGGAAAAGCTACGGGAAAGAGATTGACATTTGGAGTGCAGGTGTTATATTATACCTTCTACTCTGCGGCAAGCACCCATTTGAGACTG AACATAGCTGGATCAAAATACAAGCTCCATATAAGCCTATTGATAATGTTCTGGTATTGCGCATGAAGAGATTTGGAGCTATGAACAAGCTTAAGAAGCTAGCTCTTAAT GTTATCGTAGAGGGTCTAGAAGAAGAGCTAATCAAAGATGATAAAGATAGGGATTTTAAGAATATGGATACTGACGGAACCGGGTCAATAACTTACGGAGAACTAAGAAACGGGCTGAATGCACCTAGATCTCATCCTAACATCTCTCTAAGTGAAGCTAAGCAACTCATGGAAGCC GCTGATGTGGATGGCAATGGAAGAATGGACCTCTACGAGTATATCTCAGCGACTACGGAGACAAACGTACTTGTTACAGATGAAAATTTGCACAAAGCGTTCCAGTTCTTTGATAAAGATGGTAGCGG GTACATAACGAAGAATAACTTGAAGCATGTTGTGGGAGATGAGGCTAATGCCAAAGATATCATATCAGAAGTTGATACAGATAAT GATGGAAGAATAAACTATGAGGAGTTTTGTGCGATGATGAGAGATGGTAAATTGCAGCCACAAGGGAGACGTGTTAGGATAAATTGA